Proteins encoded within one genomic window of Pongo abelii isolate AG06213 chromosome 18, NHGRI_mPonAbe1-v2.0_pri, whole genome shotgun sequence:
- the TMEM114 gene encoding transmembrane protein 114 isoform X2 has product MRVHLGGLAGAAALTGALSFVLLAAAIGTDFWYIIDTERLERSGPGAQDLLGSTNRSQPEPLSSHSGLWRTCRVQSPCTPLMNPFRLENVTVSESSRQLLTAF; this is encoded by the exons ATGCGGGTACACCTGGGCGGGCTGGCCGGCGCTGCTGCGCTGACCGGGGCGCTCAGCTTTGTGCTCCTGGCGGCCGCCATCGGCACGGACTTCTGGTACATCATTGACACCGAGCGGCTGGAGAGGAGCGGCCCGGGGGCGCAGGACCTGCTGGGGTCCACCAATCGCAGCCAGCCCGAGCCTCTGAGCTCCCACTCCGGCCTCTGGCGGACCTGCCGGG TGCAGAGCCCGTGCACACCGCTGATGAACCCCTTCAGGCTGGAGAACGTGACAGTCAGCGAATCGAGCCGGCAACTTCTCA
- the TMEM114 gene encoding transmembrane protein 114 isoform X3 → MRVHLGGLAGAAALTGALSFVLLAAAIGTDFWYIIDTERLERSGPGAQDLLGSTNRSQPEPLSSHSGLWRTCRVQSPCTPLMNPFRLENVTVSESSRQLLTMHGTFVILLPLSLILMVFGGMTGFLSFLLRAYLLLLLTGTLFLFGAMVTLAGISVYIAYSAAAFREALCLLEEKALLDQVDIRFGWSLALGWISFIAELLTGAAFLAAARELRLRRRQDQAI, encoded by the exons ATGCGGGTACACCTGGGCGGGCTGGCCGGCGCTGCTGCGCTGACCGGGGCGCTCAGCTTTGTGCTCCTGGCGGCCGCCATCGGCACGGACTTCTGGTACATCATTGACACCGAGCGGCTGGAGAGGAGCGGCCCGGGGGCGCAGGACCTGCTGGGGTCCACCAATCGCAGCCAGCCCGAGCCTCTGAGCTCCCACTCCGGCCTCTGGCGGACCTGCCGGG TGCAGAGCCCGTGCACACCGCTGATGAACCCCTTCAGGCTGGAGAACGTGACAGTCAGCGAATCGAGCCGGCAACTTCTCA CCATGCATGGGACATTTGTGATTCTGCTGCCGCTCAGCCTGATCCTGATGGTTTTTGGGGGGATGACGGGGTTTCTGAGCTTCCTCCTCCGAGcctacctcctcctcctgctcactGGAACTCTCTTCCTCTTTGGAG CCATGGTGACCCTCGCTGGGATCAGCGTCTACATAGCGTATTCAGCCGCCGCCTTCCGGGAGGCGCTGTGTCTCCTGGAGGAGAAGGCCCTCCTGGACCAGGTGGACATCCGCTTCGGCTGGTCCCTGGCCCTGGGCTGGATCAGCTTCATCGCCGAGCTGCTCACCGGGGCAGCCTTCCTGGCAGCAGCCCGTGAGCTCAGGCTGAGACGGAGGCAGGACCAGGCCATATGA
- the TMEM114 gene encoding transmembrane protein 114 isoform X1, whose product MNPFRLENVTVSESSRQLLTMHGTFVILLPLSLILMVFGGMTGFLSFLLRAYLLLLLTGTLFLFGAMVTLAGISVYIAYSAAAFREALCLLEEKALLDQVDIRFGWSLALGWISFIAELLTGAAFLAAARELRLRRRQDQAI is encoded by the exons ATGAACCCCTTCAGGCTGGAGAACGTGACAGTCAGCGAATCGAGCCGGCAACTTCTCA CCATGCATGGGACATTTGTGATTCTGCTGCCGCTCAGCCTGATCCTGATGGTTTTTGGGGGGATGACGGGGTTTCTGAGCTTCCTCCTCCGAGcctacctcctcctcctgctcactGGAACTCTCTTCCTCTTTGGAG CCATGGTGACCCTCGCTGGGATCAGCGTCTACATAGCGTATTCAGCCGCCGCCTTCCGGGAGGCGCTGTGTCTCCTGGAGGAGAAGGCCCTCCTGGACCAGGTGGACATCCGCTTCGGCTGGTCCCTGGCCCTGGGCTGGATCAGCTTCATCGCCGAGCTGCTCACCGGGGCAGCCTTCCTGGCAGCAGCCCGTGAGCTCAGGCTGAGACGGAGGCAGGACCAGGCCATATGA